ccttgaaatggagccccttgtGAGGCACCTGGCCCTTCATAGGGCTGAGAACCGGGGTACCCGTAGCCTGTGTGGAGTCGTATTTAAATACTGCATATAAACATACGTATCGGTAAATATCACACTATACCTTCGTACTGTCAGTGGTATAAGGGAGGTTGCTGCCATGCGGGACCACAAGGAACCGACGTCGACACTTGCGACGATCCGTAGGAATCCTCGTACTCCGTTCGCGTACCAAAGGCCTGAAGGATACCTCGGGCTCTATCACGTTGAGTGGTTCATGCCTCGAGTTGTGCTGGCAAGCTCATCGTAGACCCGCCATGAATCAtcattacattcagtgagcaatctaattcaagcagCCTACAAGACTCGAACTGCAACCAAAAAATCTTAGTATACAAATATTAAAAGATCGAAAATGCCGTCAATatttactcaccgccccagctaatgcctcatccctgcgtcgtgcatagcgatcctgcgaagtcgcaacatgcggctgtggatgcATGTGAACATACGTCAAACGACAACGAGTCTTCGGTTCGTACCAGGTCAGGTACGCCCGAAATGAAGACTCAGTGTGTGGACCGGTATCCTCAGCCAACTGCTCGCCTgcatcatcccacgcagccacccatggttgtaatctagtgacccacattgtcgagaaatgatgttgtaaggatcaccggtgtgtccgaccctagagggggagggggtgaatagggtcgttaatcgctttttaacctagggctcaatctaattgtataagataaacctaacacgtcctacacatgctagttatgactaaggtttatctatgctactctctacttaccccaaaatacttgcaacctatagccaatcctaaccaaactaactaggaaggtaaaggcacgcaagataaaataaatacggaaacgtaatatggtaagtaaagaggtaagtgcaagaggaatgcaaactcccgagtagatacggtcatgtaacgtggttcggcacaaacgcctacgtccacgggacaccgaggctcttccgatcaccgtcttgcactacgccaccaaggcgatgccggcaagcaaaggcaagtgcccctaagacactaagtctcgtgcaccgccaccgtctctctcggtcacccggccgaaatccactacggagcttctccaccaaggagggggcctcctcttcccccgcacaaagtgtcgttgccactccacaccaagacttctctcaagggagctctcgcaagaactaatccctattacaagcactaagcactctcacaagtgtgcttaagcctatatgatgtacaatgaagctctaagatGGTTGAAGATGATCTTTAACTCTTGTATGCTTGTATGGTCTCCAGCACCCtcaaatgagccatggggtggcatatatatagccccaacccctcaaactagccgttggaaaaaggctgacaaaaaccctaaacaccggttaatccgatgctctagcttttgtcatcaccggtttaaccggtgagtgcattctCCAACTAGCTGTTATACTTCAACTGCTACctgatcaatcgaccgacgctctcaaaactgacgtcggttcaaccggtgcatgtaatcttcaatcgaccgacgctctcaaaactaacatcggttcaaccggtgcaagTAATCTCAGGAAACcccaaaaatggagtctctggacaactgcaccgacgctctctAAAAccaacatcggttcaaccggtgtactcTGCTGATCTGTCTTCACTtcaagtcattgcaccgacgagttgtcttcatgcatcgtcggttcatccggcgcaaaacaccattgcaccgatgagtacaattggctcatcatcggtttaaccggtgatagcaaattgtttCTGTCTTGTtcgttttgacttgatttcttcacggtctcttcaatcttcgaatccttcgggcctagctacgcctatcttctctttgtcatcacttgaacctaaaagcctgggaatgttcatcttaacaatcatattagtccaagtgttgtgtgtgtcatcagtcgccaaaacattatattgaaatatggcatgagaggccatttttgctacagatgtccagcccttgataaactgcacgttaaatagaaattagtttcaCGTCATTAGTATGTGGGTGCTCATAAATTTTTGTTacctatgatcgtggcgctgaaCACGATCCAACGCTGAAGGCACAGGGAAAGACTGGTGTCGACCGAACTGCCTTATGATTCTATCCGGGCAGTGGGCCTCAACtgcaacgtcgtacaccaaagctgcagtagtcatccataggccctagtcctgtgtgcacaccgaagatatcccaagcggtgcacgtgcggctatagccgaaggactgtatggctcccacacaatgtcttctggggtcaatcgatcaaattcggcaacaaactcaggataagacCGCCGGGTTTGTACAAGTGCCCatattttctgcaaaaataaaaattatgtgtccataagaaagctattgagggaacaatgtatgaccatagtacgcatataatataaatttttattGGGTCCATACCTGTTgagagtaccagagagtccctATGGTGGGTCTGTCGCCCTtcgtgtcaccgtacatatcctgcgtgtacggtgactggtcaatcatgggacgaccgatagcaatcctctcgtaagaccaaagttgtagcagaattgggcaccacgttaggacagcattcctatcattctgccgtgatgccttgcagagtccacgatatgtgcatgcaagaaccgctgaaccccaactatataagggtatggcatcctcatctgcatcggcgatctcctgtgcgtaggGCAGAAGCACCCTATCCGCACAGtgcccgtgtgagttgttgaacatgatgtacccaAATAACCACAGTAGGTATGCCTCAAGTGATCTAGTCACGCTGTAGTCATCAGCATCGGCTGCCAACAGATCCGGCTGCAATGAAGtacgaacattgagaataaaaaacacatgagttatttcaaagccataaaatATATCAACAAATCGTTATGCACGAAATTGTACCtgaaactgtaggagccatgacttggaagggcctttcgactgtgggtgctcattgaaatcttcaggatcaatcgtggtggcaacacctgcaaaacGTTCCTCAAGATCCTCCAGCCATGTAAAAGGTACCACGCGGGGCCCGACAGCGTCTCCGGTGATAGAAAGAtcaagcagcatcgcaacgtcctgcagggtcggtgtcatctccccacaagggaggtggaacgtgtgtgtctcaggtctccatctgtcaacgagagtTGAAATTAGAGACCtgtctagcttcaccaaagcactctcagcaagacgagccacaGTGAGAAGACCTGCCTCGCTCAGCCTGCATCATACATTGCTCAAATGTTAATATATTATATAACGAAATGTATAACGGATAAAAACAGGAAATAGACGATATATCActtgggcacccatcgtgggtctacagcaaccaactctgcaggtggacgtggacgcagcacgtttagttcttggtgctcaaccttcgcaaggaaggaccggtgacccaagtctattgttgggtccagcaacgcaggagtaaccccagccatacctaccacgtaagatcaaaacaatacaatacaatcacacacatctaaatatttctaatacttccttatatttcctaaataatttctaagattttctaaccattaataataatttctaatattttataacattttataaattttctaatattatcttgcaatttttaaaattaattaattagattgctaatgtactatatcaacgctaatcactacaagtaactacacctaaatgtaccactaatcagtcataataataattaaactgattgctaatcaaCTGTTTTTcaacaaaatagtttctataattttctacaattttctaacattttctacaattttctaacattctctacaattttctataattttctacaattttctaacattttctataattttctaatattatcttgcatttttttattttctaatacatctctaacaattttctaatactaaatctaacactaaatgtactatatcaacggtaatcactacaagtaactgtatctaaatgtaccactaatcactcctaacaataattgaactaattgctaatctactgtttcaaaaaaataattacaacataatttatttataaaatgtagaaaactatagttacctaaagtcgccggcttgaaaatccgacagggcttcgccgttttgcctctccctcacccctcctctccctccctccctctcttttctttttttcttctggatttttagtaagGCAAATGGGGGGTGAGAGGCagccaacaccttatataggggtggggggccggccgccccgctgccgggcgaccggtccccaAGAATCTGTCTGCaattttttgtcatttttttttgcggataagcccctgccgcccggctacccggcagcggggcggccggggtatatttctgtaaatttccaaatcgaaaatatatttttgtaaaaaacagaaataaaaatataaaaataaaaaagccacCAACGCCGCCCACAGGTAGTTTTGGGGCCTTCTAGCCTTATTGGGCTTGATTTGTTGGTGGGCCGGATTTTTAGAATCTTCGTTTTGTCCAACAACAAGACAATTAATCGAGTTGTTGAATCTTCGTTTTGATTGCGATAAAAAAATTAATCGATTTTGCTTGGTTTAAGAaatagcttggttaattatATGTATTTTTTGTGTATTGTTCAACAAAAGGACTACACGGCACAAATTATTAGTGAGAACGACTTCAGTGCTCAAATTAGTATCTACAATTACTTCAATGAAAGGACTAAATGTCAAGCTAGAGAAGTAAACTTGTTCGTCTTGTGGCTAGGCAGAAACAGCAGAGTACTGAACTACTGATACTTTATAATGTGTTTACACCCCACCGTTAGACTTAGACACACGTCATTCTAGTTGCCAAATTTTGACCTAAGCACACCTAATGGTTTTACAGTTTATTTTTGGATGAACTACTTCACTTCTTTCATTGTATaccccgtcctcctcctcagTATGCATTACTATTTGCATGTGCATTTGCAAACACAAAGAAAAGAACATGGCTTTGCCATCATTCAGATCACTTATCAGGTTAAGCAATTCTTTTGAGAGCATTGAAGAGATTGTCACATGGCTTACTGATCGAAATCATAATTGTCCAAGTCATACCTGTTACAGGAAACATCTATCATATACATACGTACGGACAGCTTCAACATCTGAAAGTGCAGCAAAGATCAGATAAACTTTGTATGATGTGACAATGAATGATGGTCTACCAGCACTAGCTGTACAACCTAACATCAGATATATCCCAGTGATCATCACATTGATCACAGTTATTAAAAACATGTAACTATAGGATCACTAGGGGAGATTCGCCGATATCCAAACAAGTGGCGCATTAGGTTTGGTAGCCTTGGCTCCACTGACATCAAAGATCTAGATTCAGTTTCATTTACTTGTGTATCTGCCCCAGTGGTGCGCTCCTTCCATGATCTCCTAAGCATACGAATGTGTGCTACCACCTCCTTCATAGTTGGTCTCCTAACCATCTCGTCTCCTTTCAAAATGGTACACTTCAGTGCCAACCTCCCTATTTCTTCAAGCAGAGTGACATCTTCTTCGGCTGTTATATCATGATCAAACATTGCCTTCCAACTTTTCTCTGTCTCATAAGCTTTGCTGAATTTGTCGATAAGTTCATCATGATCAGTATTCTTATCCCTACTAATGAGTGCCATGAGAACACCGCCAAATTTGTACACATCACTTTCCAGATTCATCAGCACAGAACCATAAGAAGATGGGTCGTTGTCCAGAACTTTTTCTAGAAGGCTGCTACTGATTACACTATCACCAGCAGTAGCTTCACTCTTCTTGATAAGCTTACATGCCCTTGAAAAATTTGTGAGCTTTGGTATGAAGTTATCATCTAGAAGTATAGTTGATGTTGCAACACTACCATGTCCGATGATACCAGTTGCTGATGAATGGAGGTATTCTAATGCTTCAGCAGTCTTAATCCCAATCCTCATACGCAAGTCTAGCGGAAAATCTTCCTGGCTAGCCAAGATGTCAAAGAGACTACCTTTAGGAATGtactcatatataaaaataagaatattgtCTTCCAGGCAACAACCCAAAAGTTTGATAATGTTCTTGTGGACAATTTGAGATAGGATTATCCCTCCGTTGATAAACACATCTTTTGAATCCTCATGAACAAATTTGTTCACCACCACCAGTGTATTGTCCTCAAGTGTTCCTTTATAAACCTCAGCTGACGTACCTGCTGTGCCGAGTGGATATGAATAATTCTGTGTTACTTCCCTTACCTCCTCCATTGTGAAAATTCTTACACTATTGCCAAGTTCGGTTAGAATCTTAGAATTACTAGTATTTCCCTTGAAAAGGCTAAACCCCCTTTTAAAACTAGGAAGGATTGAGCCTTGTTTGTAAGTATTTTGCCATGAAGAGTGTGTTGCCAAGATGGATTGTGGACTGCTCTTCAGATCTTTCTTAAGAACCCGAAGGCGTTTCGCCACATCACTCATTTGTGGCCGTGCACGAATGTCCAGTGTCACGCATTCAGCTGCTAATTTCCTCATCTCTTTAAGAGTCTTTATATTGGTCTCATCTGCAATTGCTGCATCAAACAATTCCCTCAATCCTTTCCCCTTGGCGCAGGCTTTATTGAATGCTCGAATGAGATTATTGTCACCATGTTTTACCCTTTTTCGAGTTATTATTTCAAACAGAACCACTCCAAAACTATACACATCGCTTTTCGGGGTGAGACGCCCCTCATGAAAATATATTGGATCCATGTAACCCATACTTCCTTTTAAACACGTAGTGAACTGAGTGTCACCACCGAAAAGAAGCCTCGACAATCCAAAATCCGATACTTTCGTAGTAAGATTGCCATCCAAAAGTATGTTGGCAGGCTTAATATCACCATGATAAATGAGGTTGTCACTCAATAAACGCATGGAATGCATGTAGCTCCATGCTTCAGCACACCCTATAGCAATACCCAGTCTTATATCCAAAGGGATGGAAACGTCACTCTTGTGGAGTAGGTCATCGAGGTTTCCATTGGAGATGTACTCTGTGACCAACATCAGAGTACTTTCGCCGATACAGTAGCCTATGAGCTTCACCACGTTCTTGTGGCTCATCATACTGTGGATGCTTACTTCTTCCATAAACTCTTCTCGCAAGTCCTGACGGATATACCTCTTCACTGCAACCAGATCATAGTCAGCATCAAGAACCCCTCTGTAGACTTCTCCAAAACCGCCTCTTCCAATAAGAGTGCTGTAGTTGCTAGTAATATTTTTGATCTCATCTTCTGCGAATATCTTAACATTTGGACTCGTTGAAGCATCCATGGATCAGATCTGTAGTCATAAGCTTATTTCTTCTCTGGACATTACACTCTATGCCAACAATATAGGTCCCCAATCAAAATCTAGAGATGGCAACCTAACAGAAAATAAATTGTAAAATGTCACAATTTGCAAGACATGGTAAAGTGTAATACTAATTCATCTTATTCATCTTTCATGTGCAGAGAGAGGGCACTTTATTTGCTTTAAGTTTACAATCCCTGAACAGAGGTCAGTCAACAGCGACCCCAAGGACACATAGCATTGTGCCCAACCTAACGAATTTTGACTTTCTTTTTTTAGGGTATCTGGAGTGGAATTCAACTCCGGGTACGCCTCTCTCCAGAATTTTTCTTGCGAAGCATTCAAGCAACTGAACTGGACTGAGCAATCCATGAGTTCACCTAGCATCTGCCATCCCAGTTCATCTGCCTCCTTCATCTTGTATGTTTCGGTTCCCCCAGTCCAAAAGGGACATCTAGTTCACACACAAGGATCCTAAAATACATGTTCTACCTGCATAGGCAACTGGATGCTTTGCTTCCTAGAAGATTTCTGGGGTTCCAAAAAAATGGAGCAACCTAGGGGATGGATTTCATCTGTGAGCATGGCTTTCCTACACCGAGATTGATGTTGGGGACAAGCTCTAAAAGATCTTGCAGAAATGGACTTTGCATCTGAAAAAGCCAGAGGGAGAGAACGAGAGCAGGGAAGTACCTGTGATGGAGACATGGTTTACAATCCCGCTCGGAAACCGCCGggaaccggatttttttcccgttcCCGGAACTGGGCGGGAGCTGGTTCCCGGCGGGTTTTCGGGGAAACCCgtttcaaaattttgaaattcaaatttttttataaaaaattagaaaaaaaatgataaaaaactaCACTTCCTTATGAGTTCACTGGTATAGTTCTTGACGAAATCTAAGGTTGTTTTATTGGGCAAATGATCGATTTGGGTTTGGACCCTTTAACAAACCCGAACCCTGTAACTGATACCCCCATCCCTATCCACATTTCACTCCCAGGTGGCCTGAAGCCAGTTGACGAGCCGCCCGTGTCCTGAAGCCAGTTGACGAGGCGCACGACGGCCAGAAGCACTTTCTCCAAGCGCTTGCTTCCTTCCCTGTGCGCGGGAGAGGAATCCCGCCGCCTATGCGCGGAATCCCGGCAGCGAAACGCAGTTTCTCGCCGAGAGGAGGCGGATCCCGAGCTCCACCGGCCGGCCGCGAGCGTCCCGTAGCGAGATCCGGATTTCCCGAGCAGATTTCAGTGGATCCCGAGCGGAAAGCGCAGACAACGACGCGGGAAGGGTGAGGACTCTGGTTCTTTTACGATTCAAGGTGTCGATCTGCTAAGCAGTGGTTGTTTGATGGTTGTATTAGTTATAGGCAGTGCTAGAGGACTATACATTATCTTGCAAAATGTTAGGTGCATAATGATGGTTACATGCATGTAATCCTATTTCTATGCCACGTGACTTGACTTTGCTAAATGACTTGTATTTATAAGACGCTATATGTGTAAAACTTATGCTGTGACATGTCTATATATGTGTGtgacatgtatatatgtatctcTAAGCCTCCTGTAGTTATTGCTTTACAATGCAGAGTTGCATATATATTgactttgtttttgttttgcacCCTTCTAGGTGAATGGCGGGGCGAGCGGACCAAGTGTGGGAGCATGGAGAGAAGATAGGCTCCGGCTGGAAGTGCAAGTATTGCCGTGAGGCAAAGGCTGGTGGAGGGGCAACAAGGCTAAAGGAGCATTTGGCCCACCGAGGTAACGATGTGAAGGACTGTCCTTCAGTCCCTAAAGAGGTGAAGGCTTTCTTTGCCCGTGAACTTGACAAGataaaggagagaaagaggGAAAGGGAGCGACAAAGGCATAGAAGCACAGCGGCAGCTAGAACTCAGTACGTTGACCTAGAAAATGAGGACGATGATCCTGAATTACAAGCTGCCATCCATCAATCAAGGGAGGAGTATGAGTTCAGAGAAAGAGCTGGTGCACGATACGAGAGGGGTGGTGGCTCTGGATCGGGCCAAGCGGGACCGCTCCCTAGGATGTTAAGAAGGAGTCAGACACAAGTGCCGGAGCGGGTAAAGGACTACCATCTTGCTTCTAGCTCTGGACCGCGCCAACAAAGGATAGATACGGGTCCTTGGACCAGCAAGGGGAGGAATGCAAAGCAAATTCTTGGGAGGGCATGGGCGAAGGCATGCCATGCCATTGGTATACCTGGTAGGAAAGTAGATGACCCGTACTTTAGGGCGGCCATCATAGAGACGCAGAAACAAGGTATGTTGTGTGTGGATACGTGTGGATATACATGTCATATGATACAGCAGTCGTGTTTCTATGGTACTTAGTTGTTGTCAATTTCTTGCTTTATAATAGGTACATGGATCGCAATACCAATTGGAAGGGACATTGATGGAAAGTACTTGCAAGAAAATGTGAACGAGATTAAAAAAGAGATGGAGAAGTGGAGGCGATTTTGGCCTGAGTATGGTGTCACTATCATGTGCGATTCGTGGACGGGCCCTACTCGCAAGAGTGTCATCAACTTCTTGCTTTATTGCAATGGGACTATGTATTTTTGGAAGTCTATTGATGCGACTGGAGTATCACGGGACCATCAATTCATACTGAAGGTATGTGGCTGGTGTGGAGTATTCATTTTTCTTAGTTTTCTTAAGCCGCATGCCTATCGATTCTTTGAAAATGCAGGAGATCAAGAAAGTAGTGAGCCATGTGGGGCCAGAGAATATTGTTCAGATCGTCACGGATAATGGCTCCAATTACAGGAAGGCATGCAAGCTGCTGAGTAATGAGTTTCGGCATATCGCGTGGCAGCCATGCCTTGCACACACGATTAACCTCATGTTGAAGGACATTGGAAAGTGGCCTGAACATGAAGCAATGATTGAGAGTGCCCAAAAAATTTGCAGTTGGTTCTACAACTCAAACAGTTTGCACCACATGATGAAGACTGCCATTAGTGGCGAGTTAGTAAAATAGAATGCAACAAGATTCGGAACGAACTACATGTTTCTTGAGAGCTTTCTTAGGAAAAAGGATCAGTttatggcatggatggtctctgCAGAGTTTAGAGCAACATGCCATTTTGATTCTCCTGCCGGTAGGTATGCATTCAACAACTTGACAACACTTCAATGGTGGGACAGCATGCAGAGTGTTCTAGATGATGTCGAGCCTCTATATATGTTCTTGAGATTTGCTGATCAAGACAAGGTTCCAACTTTAGGTGAAGTGCTCATGGAGTACCAACACTATAGGCAGACATATGCAAGCAAATTTTCAAATGATGGTGCCCGATTTGACAAGATCACGGATGTTATCACTTCAAGGCTAGCTACTGTAATGTTGGGCACATATGTGCAGACTGCTTGTGCCTTGCATCCATACGTCAATTATGCTGTCGGGACGACGGCAGATGTTTTGGAAGATCTTCGAAAGGGACTTGAAAGGATGTTTGACACTAGCACAGCGGCAGCTGCACTCCATGAGTATGAGTTATTTAGAAACAAGGCTGGTCAGTTCTCAGGGGACCTTGCTAGGAGAATGGCGGTTGATCGAAGCACATCACCATCTAGCTGGTGGTCCATGTTTGGCTCAGATACGCCAAACCTTCAAAGAGCGGCAACACGGCTTCTCTCCCAATGTGTATCATCCAGTGGCTGTGAACGAAATTGGAGTACGTTTGCATTCATCCACACAAAGCTTCGTAACAGACTCAGCTATAGCAAGCTACATGATTTAGTGTTTGTAAACTACAATCTCCGACTCCGTATCCAACGTGCATCAGCCACCGTAGAGCCAAG
The genomic region above belongs to Panicum virgatum strain AP13 chromosome 8N, P.virgatum_v5, whole genome shotgun sequence and contains:
- the LOC120685028 gene encoding protein MAIN-LIKE 1-like, translated to MTPTLQDVAMLLDLSITGDAVGPRVVPFTWLEDLEERFAGVATTIDPEDFNEHPQSKGPSKSWLLQFQPDLLAADADDYSVTRSLEAYLLWLFGYIMFNNSHGHCADRVLLPYAQEIADADEDAIPLYSWGSAVLACTYRGLCKASRQNDRNAVLTWCPILLQLWSYERIAIGRPMIDQSPYTQDMYGDTKGDRPTIGTLWYSQQVWTQ
- the LOC120685884 gene encoding probable serine/threonine-protein kinase PIX13, coding for MDASTSPNVKIFAEDEIKNITSNYSTLIGRGGFGEVYRGVLDADYDLVAVKRYIRQDLREEFMEEVSIHSMMSHKNVVKLIGYCIGESTLMLVTEYISNGNLDDLLHKSDVSIPLDIRLGIAIGCAEAWSYMHSMRLLSDNLIYHGDIKPANILLDGNLTTKVSDFGLSRLLFGGDTQFTTCLKGSMGYMDPIYFHEGRLTPKSDVYSFGVVLFEIITRKRVKHGDNNLIRAFNKACAKGKGLRELFDAAIADETNIKTLKEMRKLAAECVTLDIRARPQMSDVAKRLRVLKKDLKSSPQSILATHSSWQNTYKQGSILPSFKRGFSLFKGNTSNSKILTELGNSVRIFTMEEVREVTQNYSYPLGTAGTSAEVYKGTLEDNTLVVVNKFVHEDSKDVFINGGIILSQIVHKNIIKLLGCCLEDNILIFIYEYIPKGSLFDILASQEDFPLDLRMRIGIKTAEALEYLHSSATGIIGHGSVATSTILLDDNFIPKLTNFSRACKLIKKSEATAGDSVISSSLLEKVLDNDPSSYGSVLMNLESDVYKFGGVLMALISRDKNTDHDELIDKFSKAYETEKSWKAMFDHDITAEEDVTLLEEIGRLALKCTILKGDEMVRRPTMKEVVAHIRMLRRSWKERTTGADTQVNETESRSLMSVEPRLPNLMRHLFGYRRISPSDPIVTCF
- the LOC120685029 gene encoding uncharacterized protein LOC120685029 — translated: MAGRADQVWEHGEKIGSGWKCKYCREAKAGGGATRLKEHLAHRGNDVKDCPSVPKEVKAFFARELDKIKERKRERERQRHRSTAAARTQYVDLENEDDDPELQAAIHQSREEYEFRERAGARYERGGGSGSGQAGPLPRMLRRSQTQVPERVKDYHLASSSGPRQQRIDTGPWTSKGRNAKQILGRAWAKACHAIGIPGRKVDDPYFRAAIIETQKQGTWIAIPIGRDIDGKYLQENVNEIKKEMEKWRRFWPEYGVTIMCDSWTGPTRKSVINFLLYCNGTMYFWKSIDATGVSRDHQFILKEIKKVVSHVGPENIVQIVTDNGSNYRKACKLLSNEFRHIAWQPCLAHTINLMLKDIGKWPEHEAMIESAQKICSWFYNSNSLHHMMKTAISGEYAFNNLTTLQWWDSMQSVLDDVEPLYMFLRFADQDKVPTLGEVLMEYQHYRQTYASKFSNDGARFDKITDVITSRLATVMLGTYVQTACALHPYVNYAVGTTADVLEDLRKGLERMFDTSTAAAALHEYELFRNKAGQFSGDLARRMAVDRSTSPSSWWSMFGSDTPNLQRAATRLLSQCVSSSGCERNWSTFAFIHTKLRNRLSYSKLHDLVFVNYNLRLRIQRASATVEPSEYDPASSFMDLSLYRQHSAIREWMEKGRSNGPPTLDEDSDYSDSPIPSQIFTSLARDGDESPLDVTGWAEKNIGDTHLGKRKSKVGPAQKQRKKGRRNDEEEEEEIRSEDTTPEPTGDDYNENDNDDDDDDDTDDGGSGGGETARGTSAVGGSSGGHSGGRPIRFTGESHFTHATQDEDHGAPTSQRQTRSYRRQSTPHEYDSSSSLSSTSSYPAVPSYPYPYPQPYPYPQSYPYPPPDPYAQPYDPRLHSLHIMYDYLSGAHHEYKEAE